In Amycolatopsis coloradensis, one genomic interval encodes:
- a CDS encoding MFS transporter, translating into MSSAVESPPAVEEDGPRLSHRQIVTILIGLMSGMFLAALDQTIVGTSIVRIANDLNGFDLQAWITTAYLITSTIVTPIYGKLSDIYGRKPFYIAAISIFLIGSVASAFATSMYELAAFRAIQGLGAGGLMSLAMTIMGDIVPPRERARYQGYFLAVFGISTVLGPVLGGFFADFDTLGTVFGYQIDGWRWVFLINVPIAIVALFVVARVLNVPHQRHDHKIDWWGGLALIVAVVPFLIVAEQGNKWGWGSQNAIICYVIGAIGVVAFIFIEKLMKDAALIPLRLFKNSTFTVAIIGGVIVGVAMFGAIMMIPQYMQVVQEFSPTESGLLMIPLMAGIMSGSIISGQITSKTGRYKVFPVVGTLLIAGGAFFFAQVEYNSALWHPLVAAAIIGLGLGACMQTLIIAVQNAGPRSDMGVSTASATFFRQIGGTAGVAVFLTILFNVLPGNITKAFGGTAPTGEGAAALGDLTTNTSGIANLPEAIKTPVLIGFTESITTVFYVAGAVALLATLVLMFMKEIPLLGGSAPSAASALEGGEALLEEDDAPVETASEKTVVTAPVEVGKHAMTNGNGAYRAGSAQISGHVRRDDATNVAGAALTLIDHNGNQVARTHTNENGVYSFAGIVGGRYTLVASGRWFRPVAATLTATGAGVLRHDFELVSTILLSGVARTDGDRVVPDARITVLDSSGGVAAVARTDAEGNYTVSDLPAGTYTVIASGYPPATSRVELLGGDQAEHDVRLSYDQALDELVEH; encoded by the coding sequence ATGAGTTCCGCAGTAGAAAGTCCACCAGCCGTCGAAGAAGACGGTCCCCGGCTCAGTCACCGTCAGATCGTCACGATCCTGATCGGCCTGATGTCGGGCATGTTCCTCGCCGCGCTCGACCAGACGATCGTGGGCACCTCGATCGTCCGCATCGCGAACGACCTCAACGGGTTCGACCTGCAGGCCTGGATCACCACGGCTTACCTGATCACCTCGACGATCGTCACGCCGATCTACGGCAAGCTGTCCGACATCTACGGGCGCAAGCCGTTCTACATCGCCGCGATCTCGATCTTCCTGATCGGCTCGGTCGCCTCGGCCTTCGCGACGTCGATGTACGAGCTCGCCGCGTTCCGCGCGATCCAGGGCCTCGGTGCCGGCGGCCTGATGTCGCTGGCGATGACGATCATGGGCGACATCGTTCCGCCGCGGGAACGTGCCCGCTACCAGGGTTACTTCCTCGCCGTGTTCGGTATCTCCACCGTGCTCGGCCCGGTGCTCGGCGGGTTCTTCGCCGACTTCGACACGCTCGGCACCGTCTTCGGCTACCAGATCGACGGCTGGCGCTGGGTCTTCCTGATCAACGTGCCGATCGCGATCGTCGCGCTGTTCGTCGTCGCCCGCGTGCTCAACGTGCCGCACCAGCGCCACGACCACAAGATCGACTGGTGGGGCGGGCTCGCGCTCATCGTCGCCGTCGTCCCGTTCCTGATCGTCGCCGAGCAGGGCAACAAGTGGGGCTGGGGCTCGCAGAACGCGATCATCTGCTACGTCATCGGCGCCATCGGCGTGGTCGCCTTCATCTTCATCGAGAAGCTGATGAAGGACGCGGCGCTGATCCCGCTGCGGCTGTTCAAGAACTCGACCTTCACGGTCGCGATCATCGGCGGCGTCATCGTCGGTGTCGCGATGTTCGGCGCGATCATGATGATCCCGCAGTACATGCAGGTGGTTCAGGAGTTCTCGCCGACCGAGTCGGGGCTGCTGATGATCCCGCTGATGGCGGGCATCATGAGCGGTTCGATCATCTCGGGCCAGATCACCAGCAAGACCGGCCGCTACAAGGTGTTCCCGGTGGTCGGCACGCTGCTGATCGCGGGAGGCGCGTTCTTCTTCGCGCAGGTCGAGTACAACAGCGCGCTGTGGCACCCGCTGGTCGCGGCCGCGATCATCGGGCTCGGCCTCGGTGCCTGCATGCAGACGCTGATCATCGCGGTGCAGAACGCGGGCCCGCGCAGCGACATGGGCGTCTCGACCGCTTCGGCGACGTTCTTCCGGCAGATCGGTGGTACCGCGGGTGTCGCGGTGTTCCTGACGATCCTGTTCAACGTCCTGCCGGGCAACATCACCAAGGCGTTCGGCGGCACCGCGCCGACCGGTGAAGGCGCCGCGGCACTGGGCGACCTCACCACGAACACGAGCGGTATCGCGAACCTGCCCGAGGCCATCAAGACCCCGGTGCTGATCGGCTTCACCGAGTCGATCACCACGGTGTTCTACGTGGCGGGCGCGGTCGCGCTGCTGGCGACGCTGGTCCTGATGTTCATGAAGGAGATCCCGCTTCTCGGCGGCTCGGCTCCTTCGGCGGCTTCGGCTCTCGAAGGCGGCGAAGCGCTCCTCGAAGAGGACGACGCGCCTGTCGAAACGGCGTCCGAGAAGACGGTCGTGACCGCGCCCGTCGAGGTGGGCAAGCACGCGATGACCAACGGGAACGGGGCATACCGGGCCGGATCCGCGCAGATCAGCGGGCATGTCCGCCGGGACGACGCCACGAACGTCGCGGGTGCGGCGCTGACCCTGATCGACCACAACGGCAACCAGGTGGCCAGGACGCACACGAACGAGAACGGCGTCTACTCGTTCGCCGGCATTGTGGGCGGGCGGTACACGCTCGTCGCCAGCGGCCGCTGGTTCCGGCCGGTCGCGGCGACGCTGACCGCCACCGGAGCCGGGGTGCTGCGTCACGACTTCGAGCTGGTCAGCACGATCCTGCTGAGCGGTGTCGCCCGCACCGACGGTGACCGGGTGGTGCCGGACGCGCGGATCACCGTGCTCGACTCCTCGGGTGGCGTCGCCGCCGTGGCGAGGACCGACGCGGAGGGCAACTACACGGTCAGTGACCTGCCCGCCGGGACCTACACGGTGATCGCCAGCGGTTACCCGCCCGCGACCAGCCGGGTGGAGCTGCTGGGCGGCGACCAGGCCGAGCACGACGTCCGGCTGAGCTACGACCAGGCGCTCGACGAGCTCGTCGAGCACTAG
- a CDS encoding MarR family transcriptional regulator, with protein MTPTTPGTRSNADLDLADTLGHELVRLVRLVNRAKSQVSKQGPDGIERAAYAILFCLIHVGPQRTSKLAEFLHSEISTISRQSSSLVQHGLVERLADPEDGRACLLAPTAEGHRVFEENRKQRNQWLAEVLGDWSDDDRKTLNSLFHRLNDDLEKTSPQFADPASASKAKGA; from the coding sequence ATGACACCCACGACACCCGGCACCAGGTCGAACGCCGACCTCGATCTGGCCGACACCCTCGGGCATGAGCTCGTGCGGCTCGTGCGCCTGGTCAACCGGGCGAAGTCCCAGGTGTCCAAGCAGGGACCGGACGGTATCGAGCGGGCCGCGTACGCGATCCTCTTCTGCCTCATCCACGTCGGACCCCAGCGGACCAGCAAACTCGCCGAGTTCCTGCACTCCGAGATCTCGACCATCAGCAGGCAGTCGAGCTCTCTCGTCCAGCACGGGCTGGTCGAGCGCCTGGCCGACCCCGAAGACGGCCGCGCCTGCCTGCTCGCACCGACCGCCGAAGGGCATCGGGTGTTCGAGGAGAACCGCAAGCAGCGGAATCAGTGGCTCGCCGAGGTGCTCGGCGACTGGTCCGACGACGACCGGAAAACCCTCAACTCGCTGTTCCACCGGCTGAACGACGACCTCGAAAAAACATCTCCACAGTTCGCCGATCCCGCGTCGGCGTCGAAGGCCAAGGGGGCCTGA
- a CDS encoding PPOX class F420-dependent oxidoreductase, whose protein sequence is MTDSALYAILAARNFGTLATIKRDGRPQLSTVNYLYDADAGAILISITAPRAKTKNLQRDPRATFHVSTESGDGYVVVEGPAVLTPTAASRDDATVDALVDHYRRARGEHPDWDEFRDAMVADRRVLLTIPIERVYGLRM, encoded by the coding sequence ATGACCGACTCCGCGCTCTACGCGATCCTCGCCGCCCGCAACTTCGGCACCCTCGCCACTATCAAGCGGGACGGCAGGCCACAGCTGTCGACCGTCAATTACCTCTACGACGCGGACGCCGGCGCGATCCTGATCTCGATCACCGCACCGCGCGCCAAGACGAAGAACCTTCAGCGCGATCCGCGGGCGACGTTCCACGTGTCGACCGAGAGTGGCGACGGCTACGTCGTCGTCGAGGGGCCGGCGGTGCTCACGCCGACCGCCGCTTCGCGCGACGACGCGACCGTCGACGCGCTGGTGGACCACTACCGGCGGGCCAGGGGTGAGCATCCGGACTGGGACGAGTTCCGTGACGCCATGGTCGCCGACCGGCGCGTTCTGCTCACCATCCCGATCGAGCGCGTCTACGGGCTGCGGATGTAG
- a CDS encoding TetR/AcrR family transcriptional regulator: protein MAKPTAKERILDSYEEILIEQGPGGVTLDAVAAHADVSKGGLLYHFGSKEALVDGLMERLATLSEADLEEAQKAPEGVVSWYLRTAITDVTQRKPLHRTTMATIRIMLNEPRVAEVAQVYNQKIHDLISEHVDDPLTAELIILVGDGLYLRAALGRDDASPLLDRIDEIKARIQR from the coding sequence ATGGCGAAGCCCACCGCGAAGGAACGCATCCTCGACTCCTACGAGGAGATCCTCATCGAGCAAGGCCCCGGCGGGGTCACCCTCGACGCCGTCGCCGCGCACGCGGACGTCTCGAAGGGTGGCCTGCTCTACCACTTCGGCTCGAAGGAAGCCCTGGTGGACGGCCTGATGGAACGTCTCGCCACGTTGTCGGAGGCGGATCTCGAAGAGGCGCAGAAGGCGCCGGAAGGCGTCGTTTCCTGGTACCTGCGCACCGCCATCACCGACGTGACCCAGCGCAAGCCGTTGCACCGCACGACCATGGCGACGATCCGGATCATGCTCAACGAACCGCGGGTCGCCGAGGTCGCCCAGGTCTACAACCAGAAGATCCACGACCTGATCAGCGAGCACGTCGACGACCCGCTGACCGCCGAACTGATCATCCTGGTGGGCGACGGCCTCTACCTGCGGGCGGCGCTCGGCCGGGACGACGCGAGCCCCCTGCTCGACCGGATCGACGAGATCAAGGCCCGCATCCAGCGCTGA
- a CDS encoding MFS transporter, whose amino-acid sequence MARRKQWWALAVLVLPVLLISVDMTVLGFALPFLSEDLAPTGPEQLWIVDIYSFMLAGLLVLMGTLGDRIGRRKLLLMGAAAFGAASVLAAFSTSAFMLIIARALLGVGGATLMPSTLSLIRSIFVDPKQRRIAIAVWSAGFSGGMAVGPVLGGWLLEHFWWGSVFLINVPVMVVLLIVGPFVLPEARDPKPGRFDPLSALLSLAAMLPVVYGIKLVAEHGFTWKAAVSVVIGLALGVVFVRRQNSLDEPMLDLKLFSNRAFSGSVVTNMLGVFAMVGLLFLVPQYLQLVLGLTPVVAALWMLPATIAGVAGALLAAWLAKRIRVSLLVSGGLLVAAVGFLALTQVSSGGGLAYVVVSFTLLGGGVALAETLTNDLVISAAPAERAGAASAISETGFELGGALGTAILGSVATAVYRSGLPEGTAESARDTLGGAVATAQQLDPAAGQALLESAREAFTQGVHVTAWAGVAVLVYTGVQAFVLLDRKKISAVRI is encoded by the coding sequence ATGGCGAGGCGCAAGCAGTGGTGGGCGTTGGCGGTACTGGTGCTTCCGGTGCTGCTGATCAGCGTGGACATGACGGTGCTCGGGTTCGCGCTGCCGTTCCTGTCCGAGGATCTGGCGCCCACCGGTCCGGAGCAGTTGTGGATCGTCGACATCTACTCGTTCATGCTGGCCGGCCTGCTGGTCCTGATGGGCACGCTCGGTGACCGCATCGGCCGTCGCAAGCTGCTGCTCATGGGCGCCGCGGCCTTCGGCGCCGCATCGGTGCTCGCGGCCTTTTCGACCAGCGCGTTCATGCTGATCATCGCCAGGGCGCTGCTCGGCGTGGGTGGCGCGACGCTGATGCCGTCGACGCTGTCGCTGATCCGCAGTATCTTCGTCGACCCGAAACAGCGCCGGATCGCGATCGCCGTGTGGAGTGCCGGGTTCTCCGGCGGGATGGCGGTCGGGCCGGTGCTCGGCGGCTGGCTGCTGGAGCACTTCTGGTGGGGTTCGGTCTTCCTCATCAACGTCCCGGTGATGGTGGTGCTGCTGATCGTCGGACCGTTCGTGCTGCCGGAGGCGCGTGACCCGAAGCCGGGCCGCTTCGACCCGCTGTCGGCGCTGCTGTCGCTGGCCGCGATGCTGCCGGTGGTCTACGGCATCAAGCTGGTCGCCGAACACGGCTTCACCTGGAAGGCCGCGGTCAGCGTCGTGATCGGGCTCGCGCTCGGTGTCGTGTTCGTCCGCAGGCAGAACAGCCTCGACGAGCCGATGCTCGACCTGAAGCTGTTCTCGAACCGGGCCTTCAGCGGCTCCGTCGTGACGAACATGCTCGGCGTGTTCGCCATGGTCGGCCTGCTGTTCCTGGTGCCGCAGTACCTGCAGCTGGTGCTCGGGTTGACCCCGGTCGTCGCCGCGCTGTGGATGCTCCCGGCGACGATCGCCGGTGTCGCCGGAGCGCTCCTCGCGGCGTGGCTCGCGAAGCGGATCCGGGTATCGCTGCTGGTCAGCGGTGGTCTCCTGGTCGCGGCGGTCGGCTTCCTCGCGCTGACCCAGGTGTCGTCCGGCGGCGGGCTCGCGTACGTGGTGGTGTCGTTCACGCTGCTCGGCGGCGGTGTCGCCCTCGCGGAGACGCTGACGAACGACCTGGTCATCTCGGCCGCCCCGGCCGAACGCGCCGGAGCCGCTTCGGCGATCTCCGAGACCGGGTTCGAGCTGGGCGGGGCGCTCGGCACGGCCATCCTCGGCAGCGTCGCGACCGCGGTCTACCGGTCCGGCCTGCCGGAGGGGACGGCCGAATCCGCCCGGGACACGCTTGGCGGCGCCGTCGCGACGGCGCAGCAGCTCGACCCTGCCGCGGGGCAGGCGCTCCTGGAATCGGCTCGCGAAGCCTTCACCCAGGGGGTGCACGTTACCGCGTGGGCGGGGGTGGCCGTGCTCGTCTATACAGGTGTTCAGGCCTTCGTCCTGCTCGATCGGAAAAAAATTTCCGCAGTGCGGATCTAA
- a CDS encoding FAD-binding oxidoreductase: protein MSNHALVTRLRERLGDAAVLTDADVTDAYSRDMMPLADSGKPLAVVLPSDVEGVQAVVKACAEFEVPIVPRGAGSGLSGAANAIDGCVVLVLTKLDRIVEIDEGNRLAVVQPGVVNLDFRNAVEKHGLFYPPDPSSYDWCTIGGNLSTNAGGLCCVKYGVTTDSVLGLEVVLADGSVLKTGRRTVKGVAGYDLARLFVGSEGTLGVITQATVALKPLPQLPATLVAAFNSTEAAGEAVARVVREGLVPSLMEIMDATSIKAAEAYLKTDLGTSSDCKALLLAQSDSGGEVARRELAALEQICVDCGADLAYATEDLEEGKMLLQARRVVLTALEMYGVWLTDDVCVPRTRIAELIAGCERISEEVGLRIAVVGHAGDGNMHPTIVYAPDSEEEFARARTAFDAILDVSLSLGGTVTGEHGIGRIKREWLAKEIGEVGIRVHRQIKQALDPGNLFNPGSMFSL, encoded by the coding sequence ATGAGCAACCATGCCCTGGTCACCCGGCTCCGCGAGCGTCTCGGCGACGCCGCGGTGCTCACCGACGCCGACGTCACGGACGCCTACTCGCGCGACATGATGCCGCTGGCCGACAGCGGCAAACCTCTCGCGGTGGTGCTGCCGTCCGATGTGGAGGGTGTGCAGGCCGTGGTCAAGGCCTGTGCGGAGTTCGAGGTGCCCATCGTGCCCCGCGGCGCCGGCAGTGGTCTGTCCGGCGCCGCGAACGCGATCGACGGCTGTGTCGTGCTGGTGCTGACCAAACTCGACCGGATCGTCGAGATCGACGAAGGCAACCGGCTCGCCGTCGTGCAGCCCGGCGTGGTGAACCTCGATTTCCGCAACGCGGTGGAGAAGCACGGCCTGTTCTATCCGCCGGACCCGTCCAGCTACGACTGGTGCACCATCGGCGGGAACCTGTCCACCAACGCCGGCGGACTGTGCTGTGTGAAGTACGGCGTCACCACGGATTCCGTGCTGGGACTGGAAGTCGTGCTCGCCGACGGCTCCGTGCTGAAGACCGGGCGCCGCACGGTGAAGGGGGTCGCGGGCTACGACCTCGCACGGCTCTTCGTCGGGAGTGAGGGCACGCTCGGCGTGATCACGCAGGCGACCGTCGCGCTGAAACCGTTGCCACAGCTGCCCGCCACGCTCGTCGCCGCCTTCAACAGCACGGAGGCCGCGGGCGAGGCGGTCGCGCGAGTCGTGCGTGAGGGACTGGTGCCGTCGCTCATGGAGATCATGGACGCGACGTCCATCAAGGCGGCCGAGGCCTACCTCAAGACCGACCTCGGCACGAGTTCGGACTGCAAGGCCTTGCTGCTCGCGCAATCCGACTCCGGCGGCGAGGTCGCCCGCCGGGAACTCGCGGCGCTGGAACAGATCTGTGTCGACTGCGGCGCGGATCTGGCCTACGCCACCGAAGATCTCGAAGAGGGCAAGATGCTGCTGCAGGCGCGGCGGGTCGTGCTCACCGCGCTGGAGATGTACGGCGTCTGGCTGACCGACGACGTCTGTGTGCCGCGCACGCGCATCGCCGAGCTGATCGCCGGCTGCGAGCGGATCAGCGAAGAGGTCGGGTTGCGGATCGCCGTCGTCGGCCACGCCGGTGACGGCAACATGCACCCGACGATCGTCTACGCGCCCGACTCCGAGGAGGAGTTCGCCCGCGCGCGGACGGCCTTCGACGCGATCCTCGACGTCAGCCTGTCGCTGGGCGGGACGGTCACCGGCGAGCACGGCATCGGCCGGATCAAACGCGAGTGGCTCGCGAAGGAGATCGGCGAGGTCGGCATCCGCGTGCACCGGCAGATCAAGCAGGCACTGGACCCGGGGAACCTCTTCAACCCGGGCTCGATGTTCTCCCTCTGA
- a CDS encoding DedA family protein, which yields MILAQNNVTTMGLLPEWLDPIHLLDGLTVPVITILCLIIFIESSIFPVLPGDSLLFTAGLLIAGDKIQAPLWLVCVLVTVAALLGNMLGYGLGWKVGPWLFRKPDSKFFNKKYVDQTHAFLEKHGPKAVVLARFVPFVRTFITWIAGIGKMDPKKYFTYTVIGGILWAAGITALGHLLGDIPFIRDNIDAIFILIVLVSVVPIVIEYLKARREKKHADTATGLVADTAEDITQQIPRVRD from the coding sequence GTGATCCTGGCGCAGAACAACGTGACGACGATGGGCCTCCTGCCGGAGTGGCTGGACCCGATCCACCTGCTCGACGGGCTGACCGTCCCGGTCATCACCATTCTCTGCTTGATCATCTTCATCGAGAGCAGCATCTTCCCGGTGCTGCCCGGTGACTCCCTCCTGTTCACCGCGGGCCTGCTCATCGCCGGGGACAAGATCCAAGCCCCGCTGTGGCTGGTCTGCGTTCTGGTCACCGTCGCCGCACTGCTCGGCAACATGCTCGGCTACGGACTCGGCTGGAAGGTCGGCCCCTGGCTGTTCCGCAAACCGGATTCGAAGTTCTTCAACAAGAAGTACGTCGACCAGACCCACGCCTTCCTGGAGAAACACGGGCCGAAGGCGGTCGTGCTGGCGCGGTTCGTGCCGTTCGTGCGGACGTTCATCACCTGGATCGCCGGGATCGGCAAGATGGACCCGAAGAAGTACTTCACCTACACCGTCATCGGCGGCATCCTGTGGGCCGCCGGGATCACCGCGCTCGGCCACCTGCTCGGCGACATCCCGTTCATCCGAGACAACATCGACGCGATCTTCATCCTGATCGTGCTGGTGTCGGTGGTGCCGATCGTGATCGAGTACCTCAAGGCCCGCCGCGAGAAGAAGCACGCGGACACCGCGACCGGCCTCGTCGCCGACACCGCCGAGGACATCACGCAGCAGATCCCGCGCGTGCGCGACTGA
- the nagA gene encoding N-acetylglucosamine-6-phosphate deacetylase — protein MIVGGRVVAPDRVLDDGWLAIAGGKIVQIGSGTPPDIDRVDVDGCLVVPGFVDTHCHGGGGGSFSSANPEELLRAVRAHRRHGTTTMLGSLVSDPVPVLRDQIAALRELVQEGELAGIHLEGPFISKARCGAHDPATLIEPDTATVNALLGAGRGDIRMVTLAPELHGGIKAVRQLAESGVIAAIGHTDGVEDQILPAIDAGASVATHLFNAMRPLHHREPGPIGALLDDERITVELICDLVHVHPTVLRLAAHHAGKGRTVLITDAMSATDAADGSYILGRLEVDVRDGVATLAGNGSLAGSTLTMDAAFRNLVRGAGIDLLDAVRATSGRPAELLGIADRTGSLRAGLAADLVVLDRDLRPVKVLRQGEWVKDDAAATLSATAPLSGAVEGGVSVSDG, from the coding sequence GTGATCGTGGGCGGCCGGGTCGTCGCCCCGGACCGTGTACTCGACGACGGCTGGCTGGCTATCGCCGGCGGCAAGATCGTCCAAATCGGTTCCGGGACACCCCCGGACATCGACCGCGTGGACGTCGACGGGTGCCTGGTCGTGCCCGGCTTCGTCGACACCCACTGCCACGGCGGCGGGGGCGGGTCGTTCTCCAGCGCGAACCCCGAGGAGCTGCTCCGCGCGGTCCGCGCGCATCGGCGGCACGGGACCACGACCATGCTCGGCAGTCTGGTCTCGGACCCCGTCCCGGTGCTCAGGGACCAGATCGCGGCCCTGCGTGAGCTGGTCCAAGAGGGTGAACTTGCCGGAATTCACCTTGAAGGACCCTTCATCTCGAAGGCGCGGTGCGGAGCGCACGACCCGGCGACGCTGATCGAGCCGGACACGGCGACGGTCAACGCGCTACTCGGCGCCGGCCGCGGCGACATCCGGATGGTCACCCTCGCCCCCGAACTGCACGGCGGGATCAAGGCGGTCCGGCAACTGGCCGAATCGGGCGTCATCGCCGCCATCGGGCACACCGACGGCGTCGAGGACCAGATCCTCCCCGCGATCGACGCGGGCGCCTCCGTCGCGACGCACCTCTTCAACGCCATGCGGCCTCTCCACCACCGCGAACCCGGCCCGATCGGCGCGCTCCTCGACGACGAGCGCATCACCGTCGAGCTGATCTGCGACCTCGTCCACGTGCACCCGACCGTGCTGCGGCTGGCCGCGCACCACGCGGGCAAGGGCCGGACGGTGCTCATCACCGACGCCATGTCGGCCACCGACGCCGCGGACGGCAGCTACATCCTCGGCCGCCTCGAGGTCGACGTCCGTGACGGTGTCGCCACTCTGGCGGGCAACGGTTCGCTGGCGGGCAGCACGCTGACCATGGACGCGGCCTTCCGCAACCTGGTCCGCGGGGCGGGCATCGACCTGCTCGACGCCGTCCGTGCGACCTCCGGGCGCCCCGCCGAACTGCTCGGCATCGCCGACCGGACCGGCTCGCTGCGCGCCGGGCTCGCGGCCGACCTCGTCGTGCTCGACCGCGACCTGCGGCCGGTCAAGGTGCTTCGTCAGGGCGAGTGGGTCAAGGACGACGCTGCGGCTACATTGAGCGCCACGGCCCCGCTGAGCGGGGCGGTCGAAGGCGGCGTGTCGGTCAGCGACGGGTAG
- a CDS encoding SigE family RNA polymerase sigma factor, whose protein sequence is MLEGNAERSVEATLGHLRTMDGPVTPPPPAAPLTLEDLYRQHRMRLVRLAILLVDEPATAEDVVQEAFTGLHRNWGRLRDAAAAVGYLRTAVVNGSRSVLRRRKTAREYVAPHAVNARSAESLAMLSSEHQAVVSALSKLPPRQREVLVLRYYGGLSEAEISEAAGISKGTVKSTASRALEALQKAMQSPN, encoded by the coding sequence ATGCTCGAGGGCAATGCGGAACGCAGTGTCGAGGCGACCCTCGGCCACTTGCGCACCATGGACGGACCGGTCACGCCACCGCCGCCTGCGGCACCGCTGACCCTTGAGGATCTCTATCGCCAGCACCGGATGCGGCTCGTCCGGCTGGCCATCCTGCTCGTGGACGAACCCGCGACCGCCGAGGACGTCGTCCAGGAGGCCTTCACCGGGCTGCACCGCAACTGGGGACGCCTGCGTGACGCCGCCGCGGCCGTCGGATACCTGCGCACCGCCGTGGTCAATGGATCACGCAGTGTGCTGCGTCGCCGCAAGACCGCCCGCGAGTACGTCGCACCGCACGCCGTCAACGCGCGTTCGGCCGAAAGCCTCGCCATGCTGTCGAGTGAACATCAGGCCGTGGTGAGCGCTTTGTCCAAACTGCCCCCTCGCCAGCGCGAGGTTTTGGTCCTCCGTTACTACGGTGGGCTGAGTGAGGCCGAAATCTCCGAGGCCGCGGGGATCTCGAAAGGTACCGTTAAGTCAACCGCCAGCCGGGCGCTGGAGGCACTGCAGAAAGCGATGCAGTCACCGAACTGA
- a CDS encoding YciI family protein, giving the protein MAWFLVEITYVQEKLADVRPRHREFLSRLADQGVVALGGPLGDGSGGISMYQAADEAALMEIIDQDPYHLEGVVAERTVREFKPVIGAWIP; this is encoded by the coding sequence ATGGCCTGGTTCCTGGTGGAGATCACGTACGTGCAGGAGAAGCTGGCGGACGTGCGCCCCCGGCACCGGGAATTCCTTTCCCGCCTCGCCGACCAGGGCGTCGTCGCGCTCGGTGGCCCGCTGGGCGACGGCTCCGGCGGGATCTCGATGTACCAGGCGGCGGACGAGGCTGCGTTGATGGAGATCATCGACCAGGATCCGTACCACCTCGAAGGTGTCGTCGCGGAGCGGACGGTGCGCGAGTTCAAACCGGTGATCGGCGCCTGGATCCCCTGA
- a CDS encoding PDR/VanB family oxidoreductase: protein MTPPTRPLRLDGSGRTDRAMAALTGVVALYRRLSGVSGRRRPPVVAVDRDLPLVVDEVRTEADGVAGLRLVHERGEPLPRWRPGAHIDLSPRPGLVRQYSLCGDPDDRSAYRVGVRLLGEGSTAVHALKKGARITARGPRNAFPFVASPAYLFIAGGIGITPILPMVRQAAAAGADWRLVYTGRDEASMPFQEELSEFGDRVWIRPDTDYGIPASGAELLEGAPEGAPIYCCGPVPMIVGVRTDAALRASGPVFFERFSTPPIVGGKPFRVELARSGRILDVPADRTTLDVLRETVPGIAYSCRQGFCGTCELPTVTGDRVRVCVEREPVTLDL, encoded by the coding sequence GTGACGCCGCCGACCCGGCCGCTGCGGCTCGACGGCAGCGGGCGGACCGACCGCGCGATGGCGGCCCTGACCGGTGTCGTCGCGCTGTACCGCAGGCTCAGCGGGGTGAGCGGCCGCCGTCGGCCGCCGGTGGTCGCCGTCGACCGTGATCTCCCGCTGGTCGTCGACGAGGTCCGTACCGAAGCCGACGGCGTCGCCGGCCTGCGGCTGGTGCACGAACGCGGCGAACCGCTGCCGCGATGGCGGCCCGGCGCGCACATCGACCTTTCGCCACGGCCGGGGCTGGTCCGTCAGTACTCCCTGTGCGGCGATCCGGACGACCGCTCGGCCTACCGCGTCGGTGTCCGCCTGCTCGGCGAGGGGTCGACGGCGGTGCACGCGTTGAAGAAGGGCGCCCGGATCACGGCGCGCGGCCCGCGCAACGCGTTCCCGTTCGTCGCGAGCCCGGCGTACCTGTTCATCGCGGGCGGTATCGGGATCACGCCGATCCTGCCGATGGTGCGGCAAGCCGCCGCGGCGGGCGCGGACTGGCGGCTGGTCTACACCGGGCGCGACGAAGCCTCGATGCCGTTCCAGGAGGAGTTATCCGAATTCGGGGATCGTGTCTGGATTCGTCCGGACACGGACTACGGGATTCCCGCTTCGGGCGCCGAACTTCTCGAAGGCGCCCCGGAAGGCGCGCCGATCTACTGCTGCGGCCCGGTTCCGATGATCGTCGGCGTCCGCACGGACGCGGCACTGCGTGCTTCGGGGCCGGTGTTCTTCGAACGGTTCTCGACTCCGCCGATCGTCGGCGGCAAGCCGTTCCGCGTCGAACTGGCCCGCAGCGGCAGGATTTTGGACGTGCCCGCCGACCGGACGACGCTCGACGTCCTGCGCGAAACCGTGCCCGGTATCGCGTATTCGTGCCGTCAGGGGTTCTGCGGGACGTGCGAACTGCCGACGGTGACCGGCGACCGCGTCCGGGTCTGCGTCGAACGCGAGCCGGTCACCCTCGATCTCTGA